In candidate division Zixibacteria bacterium HGW-Zixibacteria-1, one DNA window encodes the following:
- a CDS encoding antibiotic ABC transporter ATP-binding protein, with amino-acid sequence MADYNNYHEEEVLGKAYDSRLMRRLLSYVRPYRWQLGLAVFLLVSGSLLQLLLPVMIQIGIDKYLVTKDLSGLPRVALAYAGILVAVFLLQYVQMYITMFIGQKVQYDIRMQIFKHLQKLHLGFFDKNPVGRLVTRVTNDVNVLDEMFSSGLVSVFGDIITLAGIVAALLYYNWKLALLTLIVLPLLVLATAVFRKKVRDIYRQIRLKLARLNSFVQEHVTGMTVIQLFTRENATFEKFSSINSDLRSAHLKSIYYYAVFFPVVEIISALSMAILIYYGGIQINSEMLTFGELVAFIQLVQRFYNPIRDLAEKYNILQSSMASSERIFKLLDTKPEFAEEGNGTRPKEFKGKIEFENVTFAYNSGEDVLRDVSFTVEPGEKVAIVGATGAGKTSLVSLLFRFYDYQKGSIKLDGVELKDMSSSTIRSQLGLVLQDVFIFSGDYAGNIRLGSDDITDDQLIDALKKVNLYNFIVKQEGGLGAEVKERGATLSTGQKQLLSFARALAFNPNILVLDEATSSVDTATERMIQKALDKLLENRTAIIIAHRLSTIEKADKIIVLHHGRLREMGKHHELLEKKGIYYRLYQMQFKRDEIKAAR; translated from the coding sequence AAGTACTCGGTAAAGCCTATGACTCCCGCCTGATGCGGCGGTTGTTGAGCTATGTTCGCCCCTACCGGTGGCAGCTCGGTCTGGCCGTATTTCTACTGGTGTCAGGATCTCTCCTGCAGTTGCTTCTTCCGGTCATGATTCAGATCGGGATCGACAAGTACCTGGTGACCAAAGATCTCTCCGGCCTTCCCCGGGTTGCCCTGGCCTATGCCGGAATTCTGGTAGCGGTGTTCCTGCTTCAGTATGTCCAGATGTACATTACCATGTTCATCGGCCAGAAAGTGCAATACGACATCAGAATGCAGATCTTCAAGCATCTGCAAAAATTGCACCTGGGATTTTTCGATAAAAACCCGGTCGGCCGTCTGGTGACCAGAGTGACCAACGATGTTAATGTGCTCGATGAAATGTTTTCATCGGGCCTGGTTTCGGTATTCGGTGATATCATAACACTTGCGGGGATCGTCGCGGCGCTTCTTTACTACAACTGGAAACTGGCTCTTCTGACATTGATAGTTTTGCCGCTGCTGGTGCTGGCTACGGCGGTATTCAGGAAAAAAGTTCGTGATATATACCGGCAGATTCGACTTAAACTGGCCCGGCTGAATTCTTTCGTGCAGGAGCATGTCACCGGCATGACCGTCATACAGCTTTTCACCCGGGAGAACGCAACTTTTGAGAAATTCTCTTCCATCAATTCCGATCTGCGAAGCGCCCATTTGAAATCAATTTATTATTATGCGGTCTTCTTTCCGGTCGTTGAAATTATCAGCGCCCTTTCGATGGCCATATTAATCTATTATGGCGGCATCCAGATAAATTCCGAAATGCTCACTTTTGGCGAGTTGGTCGCCTTTATTCAACTGGTCCAGAGATTCTACAATCCCATTCGCGACCTGGCAGAAAAGTACAATATCCTGCAGTCATCGATGGCCTCCTCGGAGCGGATATTCAAGCTGCTTGACACCAAACCGGAGTTTGCCGAGGAGGGGAACGGCACCAGGCCGAAGGAATTCAAGGGAAAAATCGAATTCGAGAATGTTACGTTTGCTTATAATTCGGGCGAGGACGTTCTCAGGGATGTCAGTTTCACCGTCGAACCCGGCGAGAAAGTGGCCATAGTCGGTGCCACCGGCGCCGGCAAGACATCGCTGGTATCACTTTTATTCAGATTCTATGATTATCAGAAAGGATCCATAAAACTTGATGGTGTCGAGCTGAAGGACATGTCGAGCTCCACCATACGCTCGCAATTGGGATTGGTCCTCCAGGATGTCTTTATTTTTTCGGGAGATTATGCCGGTAATATTCGGCTCGGCAGTGATGATATCACCGACGATCAATTGATTGATGCTTTAAAAAAAGTAAACCTGTATAATTTCATAGTCAAACAGGAGGGCGGCCTCGGCGCCGAAGTCAAGGAGCGCGGAGCGACATTGTCCACCGGGCAGAAGCAACTTCTTTCTTTCGCGCGAGCGCTGGCCTTCAATCCCAATATTCTGGTGCTGGATGAGGCCACCAGTTCGGTCGATACCGCGACCGAAAGGATGATACAAAAAGCTCTGGATAAACTGCTGGAAAATCGGACGGCCATCATTATCGCCCACCGGCTTTCGACGATCGAAAAAGCCGATAAAATAATTGTATTGCATCATGGACGTCTTCGTGAAATGGGCAAACATCACGAACTGCTGGAAAAGAAGGGCATATATTACAGGTTGTATCAGATGC